The Lactuca sativa cultivar Salinas chromosome 2, Lsat_Salinas_v11, whole genome shotgun sequence genome includes a window with the following:
- the LOC111908240 gene encoding probable carboxylesterase 17, producing MATISLSQMSTNFRIQNHSPVVEEISGLIRVHKDGYVERPPVVPHASCMVPSELKVVAIDVTIDKFTNLWARIYSPSNQQYFSSKLPVLVYFHGGGFCVGSASWACYHDFLTNLARVACCVIVSVNYRLAPENRLPAAYDDGVNAVLWLKQEGLKGTNELKRCDLSSLYLAGDSAGANIAYHVAKRLSSKSVLSPKGVILIQPFFGAESRTMSEKQSAQAANSALTLSASDTYWRLALPVRATRDHPWCNPFAKGAPRLSDPKLFKTMVCVAELDILKDRNIELASALAGVGASVQTVIYKDVGHAFHVLHNYPMARARNHEMMIHLKGFINQ from the coding sequence ATGGCTACAATATCGCTGAGTCAAATGTCAACCAATTTTCGAATCCAAAACCATAGCCCTGTAGTTGAAGAGATCAGTGGATTGATTCGTGTTCACAAAGATGGCTACGTAGAAAGACCTCCAGTTGTACCTCATGCTTCCTGCATGGTTCCCTCGGAGCTCAAGGTTGTAGCCATAGATGTCACAATAGACAAGTTTACTAACTTGTGGGCACGTATTTATTCCCCTAGCAACCAACAATACTTTTCATCAAAACTTCCGGTGCTAGTTTACTTTCATGGAGGTGGGTTTTGTGTCGGATCGGCTTCTTGGGCTTGTTACCATGACTTCCTAACAAATCTTGCTCGGGTGGCTTGTTGTGTCATTGTATCGGTAAATTACCGTCTTGCCCCTGAAAACCGGCTTCCAGCTGCCTACGATGATGGGGTCAATGCCGTATTATGGCTAAAACAAGAGGGTTTAAAGGGAACTAACGAGCTCAAACGGTGTGATCTTTCAAGCTTATACCTAGCCGGTGATAGTGCAGGTGCGAATATCGCCTACCATGTTGCAAAACGACTCTCATCTAAGTCGGTTTTGTCACCGAAGGGAGTTATTTTGATTCAGCCTTTTTTCGGGGCTGAATCAAGAACCATGTCCGAGAAGCAGTCAGCGCAAGCAGCTAACTCCGCGCTGACACTATCGGCTTCCGATACGTATTGGCGCCTTGCCCTCCCGGTTAGGGCCACGAGAGACCATCCATGGTGCAACCCCTTTGCCAAGGGTGCACCAAGATTGAGTGATCCAAAGCTTTTCAAGACCATGGTTTGTGTGGCTGAGTTAGACATATTGAAAGATAGAAACATTGAGTTGGCATCGGCCTTAGCCGGTGTAGGTGCATCGGTGCAAACCGTAATCTACAAAGATGTTGGTCATGCGTTTCACGTTTTGCATAATTACCCAATGGCTCGGGCCCGAAACCACGAAATGATGATTCATCTTAAGGGTTTCATCAATCAATAA